ACTGCCATTTTTTAATGTCTCTTTTCTTATTTTTTTATTTCGGTGAAATAGCTGAGCTATTTAGCACATGTTCTATTATAGCAGATTTCTGACAGGTGTCAAGAAAAAAACTTGACAGAGTTTTATTTTTTTTTACTACTAGAAATTTTTAGTAAAATCTTTTACATTTGAAATCAAGCTCCTTTTAAGGTACAATGGTAGAAATGAATTTTTGAGAGGTTAACAATGAAAAAACTAGCAACCCTTCTTTTGCTATCAACTGTAGCCCTTGCTGGATGTACTAGTATCCAACGTGGTCTCCGTGGTGATGAATATGTCGACTCTAGTATCTCTGCTGAAGAAAGCTCAAAAGCAGCTGCTCAGGCTGCCAAAGATTTAAATGACGCATTGACCAATGAAAATGCCAACTTCCCTCAACTTTCTAAGGAAGTTGCCGAAGATGAAGCCGAGGTCATTTTACATACAAATCAAGGCGATATCCGCATCAAACTCTTTCCAAAACTAGCACCACTAGCAGTTGAAAACTTCCTTACTCACGCTAAAGAAGGCTACTATAACGGCATCACCTTCCACCGTGTCATCGATGGCTTTATGGTCCAAACTGGAGATCCTAAGGGAGATGGTACAGGGGGCCAATCTATATGGCATGATAAGGATAAAACAAAGGACAAGGGAACTGGTTTTAAAAATGAAATCTCTCCTTACCTATACAATATCCGAGGAGCCCTTGCTATGGCTAACACTGGTCAACCAAACACCAACGGTAGCCAGTTCTTCATCAACCAAAACTCAACAGATATTTCAGCTAAACTTCCTACTAGCAAGTATCCAAAGAAAATCATCGAAGCCTATAAAGAAGGTGGAAATCCAAGTCTAGACGGCAAACACCCTGTCTTTGGTCAAGTCATCGATGGCATGGATGTTGTTGACAAGATTGCCAAAGCTGAAAAAGATGAGAAAGACAAACCAACATCTGCTATCACCATTGATAGTATTGAAGTGGTGAAAGACTACGACTTCAGTAAAAAATAAGCCATCAACAGATAAGGAGACGATGACATGATTTTATTTTGGGGTTCTAAAGGTTATCAGAAAGATTTGGGACATACGCAAACTGCGATCGAATGTGGTCACTGTAACAATGTCGACACTTGGGAGATCGTAGAAACTGGACGCAAATTTACCCTCTACTGGATTCCACTTTTTCCTTATGGTAAAAGTTACTTCGTTTCTTGTCCGATTTGCCACTATGGTAAAGAAATTGAGAAATCTGAAGTTGAAAACTATTTAAATTACTAGTCAAAAAAGCCAAGTCATTTCGATTTGGCTTTTTTTCTGCTTTTAAGTTAGCTTGTTAAAGTCCCAGATTTGGTCCATCCAGCCTTCATAAAAGTCTGGTTCGTGGCAAACCATAAGGATAGATCCCTTGTATTCTTTGAGAGCGCGTTTGAGTTCATCCTTGGCATCTACATCCAAGTGGTTGGTCGGCTCGTCCAGCACTAAGACGTTATTTTCACGGTTCATCAAGAGACAGAAACGCACCTTAGCTTGTTCCCCACCTGACAAGACCTGAATTTGACTTTCAATGTGCTTGGTCGTCAAACCACAACGAGCAAGGGCTGCACGGACTTCTGCTTGATTAAGGGCAGGAAAGGCATTCCAGACAGCCTCTAGTGGTGTTTGACGATTGCCACCTTCTACTTCCTGTTCAAAGTAACCAAGTTCTAGGTAATCCCCTCGTTCAACTTCTCCAGCGATGGGAGGAATAATTCCCAAGAGAGACTTCAAGAGGGTTGTTTTCCCGATACCATTGGCTCCAATAATGGCAACCTTTTGATTGCGTTCAAAGGTGAGGTTTAAAGGCTTGGTAAGGGGACGGTCATAACCAATCTGCAAGTCCTTGGCTTGGAAGATAAAGCGCCCAGGTGTACGAGCTGGCTTGAAATCAAAGGACGGTTTTGGCTTCTCACTTTGCAGTTCGATAATGTCCATCTTGTCCAGTTTCTTTTGACGGGACATGGCCATATTACGCGTTGCGACACGCGCTTTGTTTCGAGCCACGAAATCCTTGAGGTCTGCAATCTCTTTCTGTTGACGTTCATAGGCCGCTTCTAGCTGAGATTTCTTCATAGCATAGACTTCTTGGAACTGGTAGTAGTCACCAGAATAGCGAGTCAATTGTTGATTTTCCACATGGTAGACGATATTGATCACGTCGTTGAGGAAAGGAATATCATGCGAAATAAGGACAAAAGCATTCTCATAGTTTTGGAGATAGCGTTTGAGCCAGTCAATGTGTTCAGCATCCAAGTAGTTGGTTGGTTCGTCCAGTAACAAGATATCAGGCTTTTCAAGGAGGAGTTTAGCCAAGAGGACCTTGGTTCTTTGTCCACCTGACAAGGCTGTTACGTCTGTATCCATACCATAGTCCATGACACCGAGAGCACGCGCTACTTCATCAATCTTAGCATCCAAGGTATAGAAATCTCGACTCTCCAAACGGTCTTGGAGTTCGCCAACTTCTTCCATTAGCGCGTCAATATCTGCTCCGTCTTCTGCCATTTCCATATAGAGGTCATTGATACGAGCTTCTGCTTTAAATAGCTCATCAAAGGCTGTACGCAAGACATCACGCACGGTTTGACCTTCCTTTAGCACAGCGTGCTGATCCAGATAGCCAGCAGTCACATATTTGGACCACTCCACCTTCCCTTCATCTGGCAACATCTTACCTGTCACGATGCTCATAAAGGTTGATTTTCCTTCACCATTGGCACCGACTAAGCCGATATGCTCACCCTTGAGGAGACGGAAAGACACATCTTCAAAAATTGCACGGTCACCAAAACCGTGACTTAAATTTTTAACTTCTAAAATACTCATTCTAATTCCTTATCTTATTTTTATGCAGTCCTTTATAGAGGAGCCAAGCCAGATAGCCTCCCAAGGTATTGGTCCACAAATCATCAATCTCAAAGACGCGATTAAAGTCGAAGAAAAAATCTAAAACTAGTTGTGTACACTCGATTCCTAGACTCAGAAGAAAACTGAGAAGGATGATTTTTTTCGTTTGCCGCAAGTTTGGACAGAGATAGATCAGTTGAAAAACCAAAGGAAATAGCAAGAAGACATTTAAAATGTTCTGCAAAAAGATCCAAATAACTTGTCCCAAACTAGTCACTTCACCTAGATTCCAAAGGGAGTTTAAGGGAGTTAAAAGAAAAACCAGGCGTCCAAAAGTTTGAATACCTGGAGTTTCCACTCCTGTAGGAAGTTGAGGCTGGGGAGTAAAACAAAAACAGACAATGCATAGACTGTAAACAGCCACTCCCAATCTTAAGATTAATTCTCTTTTTTTAGTCATTTTATGGATTTACCGCTGCGACTGCCTTCTGGCGATCACGTTTCATTGTATTAGAGCGTAATTGTCCACAAGCTGCATCAATATCTGTACCATGCTCTTGACGGACAACACAGTTGACCCCTTTTTTCTTGAGGGTATCGTAGAAGGCCATCACGCGCTCTTTAGGACTACGGCTATATTGGTCATGCTCACTAACAGGGTTATAAGGAATCAAGTTTACATAAGACAATTTCTTGATGTTCTTGAGCAACTCCGCCAACTCCAAGGCTTGTTCTACACCATCGTTGACTTCATTGAGCATGATGTATTCAAAGGTCACACGGCGATTGGTTGTTTCAATATAGTACTCAATAGCAGCAAAGAGTTTTTCAATCGGAAAGGCACGGTTAATCTTCATGATGCTTGAACGCAATTCATTATTGGGTGCGTGAAGGGAAACAGCCAGATTAACCTGTACGCCTTCATTAG
The sequence above is a segment of the Streptococcus oralis ATCC 35037 genome. Coding sequences within it:
- a CDS encoding peptidylprolyl isomerase: MKKLATLLLLSTVALAGCTSIQRGLRGDEYVDSSISAEESSKAAAQAAKDLNDALTNENANFPQLSKEVAEDEAEVILHTNQGDIRIKLFPKLAPLAVENFLTHAKEGYYNGITFHRVIDGFMVQTGDPKGDGTGGQSIWHDKDKTKDKGTGFKNEISPYLYNIRGALAMANTGQPNTNGSQFFINQNSTDISAKLPTSKYPKKIIEAYKEGGNPSLDGKHPVFGQVIDGMDVVDKIAKAEKDEKDKPTSAITIDSIEVVKDYDFSKK
- a CDS encoding zinc-ribbon domain-containing protein — translated: MILFWGSKGYQKDLGHTQTAIECGHCNNVDTWEIVETGRKFTLYWIPLFPYGKSYFVSCPICHYGKEIEKSEVENYLNY
- a CDS encoding ABC-F family ATP-binding cassette domain-containing protein; its protein translation is MSILEVKNLSHGFGDRAIFEDVSFRLLKGEHIGLVGANGEGKSTFMSIVTGKMLPDEGKVEWSKYVTAGYLDQHAVLKEGQTVRDVLRTAFDELFKAEARINDLYMEMAEDGADIDALMEEVGELQDRLESRDFYTLDAKIDEVARALGVMDYGMDTDVTALSGGQRTKVLLAKLLLEKPDILLLDEPTNYLDAEHIDWLKRYLQNYENAFVLISHDIPFLNDVINIVYHVENQQLTRYSGDYYQFQEVYAMKKSQLEAAYERQQKEIADLKDFVARNKARVATRNMAMSRQKKLDKMDIIELQSEKPKPSFDFKPARTPGRFIFQAKDLQIGYDRPLTKPLNLTFERNQKVAIIGANGIGKTTLLKSLLGIIPPIAGEVERGDYLELGYFEQEVEGGNRQTPLEAVWNAFPALNQAEVRAALARCGLTTKHIESQIQVLSGGEQAKVRFCLLMNRENNVLVLDEPTNHLDVDAKDELKRALKEYKGSILMVCHEPDFYEGWMDQIWDFNKLT
- a CDS encoding VanZ family protein translates to MTKKRELILRLGVAVYSLCIVCFCFTPQPQLPTGVETPGIQTFGRLVFLLTPLNSLWNLGEVTSLGQVIWIFLQNILNVFLLFPLVFQLIYLCPNLRQTKKIILLSFLLSLGIECTQLVLDFFFDFNRVFEIDDLWTNTLGGYLAWLLYKGLHKNKIRN